The Porites lutea chromosome 4, jaPorLute2.1, whole genome shotgun sequence genome contains a region encoding:
- the LOC140932720 gene encoding Golgi-associated plant pathogenesis-related protein 1-like, whose amino-acid sequence MSTTDKNHQVIMFRSLDFLGCLLLLSMTVQKAGCSLPCKQPSLIWHIHFRRIHQVANVTWSHDLWKKANAWADYLARHNKFEHDWKDPGNLFLSPGRPAKPCEQAVKLFYQEEKNYDYSKPRYYPKAAHFTQLVWKNTKQIGAASKRRKDGKTVVVVKYFPPGNVGGYFSRNVFPPKEPILTTSVIHCITATTQEGRPLPSVTTSASNVSTVTTDCNQVVTKPNVVRAGVSAVLESQRLATFVVQWVLFVYLIS is encoded by the exons ATGTCTACAACTGACAAAAATCACCAAGTGATTATGTTTAGAAGCCTTGATTTTTTAGGTTGTCTGTTGCTGCTAAGTATGACTGTTCAGAAAGCAG GTTGTTCTTTGCCATGTAAACAGCCTTCGCTTATCTGGCATATCCACTTCAGGAGAATCCATCAG GTTGCTAACGTAACTTGGTCACATGATCTCTGGAAGAAAGCCAACGCGTGGGCAGATTACTTGGCCAGACACAACAAATTCGAACACGATTGGAAAGATCCTGGAAATTTGTTCTTAAGTCCTGGAAGGCCTGCCAAACCTTGTGAACAAGCAGTAAAATTGTTCTACCAAGAGGAGAAAAATTATGATTATAGTAAGCCACGGTATTACCCAAAAGCTGCACATTTCACCCAG CTCGTCTGGAAAAACACAAAGCAAATCGGCGCAGCCAGCAAACGTAGAAAAGACGGCAAAACTGTGGTGGTAGTAAAATATTTCCCGCCCGGAAACGTTGGAggttatttttccagaaatgtGTTTCCTCCGAAAGAGCCCATCTTGACAACCTCCGTTATACATTGCATAACGGCAACCACCCAGGAGGGTCGCCCACTCCCTTCTGTAACCACCTCTGCTTCTAACGTCAGCACTGTCACAACAGATTGTAACCAAGTTGTCACCAAACCAAACGTTGTTAGGGCAGGTGTTTCTGCTGTACTAGAATCACAGAGATTGGCCACGTTTGTTGTCCAGTGGGTGCTTTTTGTTTACCTAATATCTTAA